The sequence below is a genomic window from Ipomoea triloba cultivar NCNSP0323 chromosome 10, ASM357664v1.
aaattacaattttcagagtgattgtagtgaacaatcaaatgttttctataattatatattttaattacattactttgattggtaatttctaatggaaaaacattgtattgtaactttgtattacaagattttgaatgataataccttatttaactatccatctttttagttgtactgtgcaaaataactagcaatctacggatgctcatctatatattgtagaatttgcaatcttgatcttccccatttacggatgcttatgtaatttggtaaaaatggtggttactatacttgaataaatcctcaattattcattccaattgttcgttttaccattccaattcttcattttataaaaaatggtgcattggaagctaaacatgggtcattttatcattgattgttgattctaattattattaatctttatcattaattgcacaatactaattcacacttattagttaaagaatggtgattactatacttgaataaatgaaataataatattaaattttgtagcctcgatttaaaatctattatgttaatataataataataataataataataataataataataatataataatactccgtagtaataataatctaaaattcttaatataattttcctaataataataataatataataataataatccataactcttaatataagtttgtaactaaattttcctattaaatctgtttataaaggtaattataaatatagaattgagaaattcctatgatattttatttaattgatattattcctaatatattttatctaaaaggcttccttccttttttataacattgttccatatgttaatccgtttaatatgttAATCtgtataggtaattaccatatactatttaccatctataTAATCCGtgttaattacactatatttaacatctaaatttattatggtcattaaacatagagatttcattcttacgataattttatatatttttacttcagataatgtcaattacccgtgcatttcatttgattacttttgaataaaatcttaaaaattatgaaaactaatgaattaatattgttgttcgtaatataaattttatcaaatcagttaacgaaattgataatacacatattacatccataattagaggagattaacaaaattatgataattatttcaattcacgtattattatgctaattcacctattattacgtccatacaattatgtaaattatttcaattcacagattattacacatataaaattatgctaatggttactttggaataaaatcttaataattatggtcattgagaaattagttcaaacattatacttttattaaacggtttttttttatacttgccataattttatctaatcaattaaagaaattaatggtacacatattacggacataattaaagaaaattaaacatacacatatatattacggataaaattaaagaaaattaaacatacacatattacgtccataattaaacgaaattaaaatatacattattttttagttataatatatactccttaattaccatacttattcataatacatggacgtcataattagcatagtattaatctatactatatataaaaacataagaatagtaaatgcatattttaaattttaaacaatagtaaaggtaaattaaaaatagaataaaaatatttcaataataatattctacatcattaattaaaaatagaacagaaattaggtaaaaataccagtggatctattattctaattgactaattaactgaaaataaaaaaaatcgactaaaaatgaatctgatgttactaattgattgaatatataaaaggaaatgaatattaataattgactgtaaataaaaaaaatatctataattaactaaaatgaaaaaggaaatggtcatatcattgcaatttaattaaaaaaggaaaacattctacatcataaataataaaggcatattataaacaatattaaagataaattaaaaaaggaacggaaattaaaaatgaaatggaaatatttcaataataatattctacatcatcaattaaaaatggaacgaaaattaggtaaatattactacgtaattcttttcatttttcctagataaggttgcctgatattaatttacacataacaatcggcactaataattaaaaaaaaattaaaaaaattgaagaactgccggagacgtctgtttttttttttttaattttattattattattattatttaattattttaattaaaattatttaaaaagtattttaaaattagtaaccacaatgtcatcacaattgtaggtaaacatgtcaatttcgacttcttttttttttttgaaaacatgtcaatttgtacttaattgcatgagtttatatagttcaggaatccaattgcattctttttgagttcgatggcctaattgcagttttgtgtgtagttcagtggtttatttgaccattattccgcgaaaaatgatattactaattgatttaaaatataaaaagatcgtaatctatattctatactatatataaaagtaaaatcctcctatttcattccccgcctaaacttttgtagtcaattaatgaaatattttattggtcaaataattaataaagcttatttgttaagaaaatgtaaaatagaaattaactaatatctacaaattaactaatatctataaagaaaaggatattactaattgactgaaaattatttaaaaactttaatagttaattatactttccttttgaaaactctaaattatttaaactttaaaaaaattaattgaacatgggttgttagatttttataataatcaaaattaattcattcaaatatggaggaggaagataaaactaaatgcaatatgggcaaaatgaatatacttaaagtataaaagtataattacacatatattagtgtaattgactaataataattgcctaataattattatgataactaagttaagcattggtcgttgaatttatttttataataattacaaataatttatttctcattttctcatatttattttagtaataatataattatataagtcataatataattatataagtcatattacttatagatctttttaagataattttagacaaacaagtcatatattattcaattaattgagtaatatttttatactaatcttataatcaaataaatgtacacgttcaatattagaattttttataatttcatctttatttttattatctcaatatataataaaaaaaatttatccacgcccgggtaattggacaattatttgttctaattcaaaggaaaacatcagaaaacataatcgatccaatcaatttcatcaattgcgctatataatattcaatgttataatatatataattgtatattgattgaaatattttttaaatattataacaaattcattccgtgcaacgcacgggcgaaaatactagttaggaataaaaataaacgcctaaatatataaaagcctAATCAATACATAAGGCATGGAAAATTAGACAAATAAGATTTAGAAAAAAGGTACTTCTATGAATCTCTTTAGGACATCATTGATCATAATAAACAAATGCCAACAATAATGGTATATTCTTAAGACTGCAAGACCTCCTAATTGAGGTTAATATCACGATTCACGAGTATTAACAACTAATCCTGATTAATTAGAATCCTTTCTAAATGATTTGACTCTCACATAGAAGATTGATGTCATCATATTTCTAAGGTTGCAATCCATTAAGCTCCTTCTAGTCGTGTAAGATCAACATGCATACCTATAAATTTAGCAATTGATTaaataatgagttaataccacaaatggtcctctgactattggggtagtactccttttagtactcgactttcaattcgaccacaaatggtcctctgactttcatttttaaccacaaatagtccttttgttaaaatttctgttaaataggtgttaaatttaggggtattatcgtcaaattgatatatataatgttcataaaataaaaatgtttataatttttcaccaacaagcataattgaaacaattaacaaatataaatactcataaataaaaagacaatacactttattctcataattatgcgtacaaaattaagatttaatattagagctatctattttaatttaaccaacagactaaaatgaaagattttttaaaaaaaatcttgctttcatcattttcatggttgttcatacatggtcgattaataattttcacttttcattaatcgatcaaacattttgtttgggacataactgaaagctgctaccgttgaattaatataattaatcaagtacaaattgcgaacattaatcatggatttttatttaatttgttcatttatataagttctcacgtccattttatttttatatttattaacttaatgtttattaatgtttgaaattaattatgttctcatataattctaaaaaagaattaatcataataatattaatcaatttgacgatatcacccctagatttaacacctatttaacagaaattttaacagaggactatttgtggtaaaaaatgaaagtcagaggaccatttgtggtcgaattgaaagtcgaggactaaaagaagtactaccccaatagtcagaggaccatttgtggtattaactcttaaataatTGTGATATAACTATCCACACATGCATCTCAGTGATTTACTTGCGaaaatcaattaataataaattaaatatgtaccgatttcaataatttgcctataGAAAAATTCATAGTTAAATTTGATTACCAAGATGATAAGCAGTTTTGgttataataatttgaatttgaaaacaaaaaactatttctatattttaaaaacttttctacgactaatgttaatattaaataataaatgtatataaatcaaaaaaaatattgtactaattaaatataattattataataatttattaatgaaataaaaatactaattaaattaaaagtttatttaaaaGGAAAACCAGATTATTCCTTTTGAATCCCATCCAATTCCTTTTTAATTGGATGCATAATTTGTAACGTTTTTCCTACATATTATGcagattaatattatgatttatttaccaaaaataaCTAGAAACCTTGAGCATATATATTGCAGCAATGCATGGGGAACTCATTCATCCAATCCAAGAGTGCATGCATGCGTGCAtcagtataataataataatataatggctttttcttcttcttcttggatTGTTGGACTTGTAGTGTTTCTCGTCTTCTTCCCTTCTGCTGATCATGCTGCAGTTGTGAACTCCATCTTCCAATTTGGAGATTCTCTCTCCGACACCGGAAACCTAATTGCTTCCGGTCTCGGAATGCAGTTCGACGCCGGCAGCCTTCCGTACGGCGAAACCTTCTTCCATGAAGCCACCGGCCGATTCTCCGACGGGCGTCTGGTTATTGACTTCCTCGCCAAGAATTACGGGCTTCCTTTTCTGGAGGCGTACCTCAACACCGGCGCAAATTTCACTCAGGGCGTAAATTTCGCCGTCGCCGGAGCGACGGCGCTGGACGAGGATTTCTTCACCGGAAAAGGCATCAGCTTCAAGACGTTCAAGCCGCCGATAAGCACCCAACTCGAATGGTTCAATAAGTACCTAGACTCCACTATCCGGAAAACAACCGACGGGTGCAAGAAACGGATCGAGGAATCTCTGTTCGTCTTCGGCGAGTACGGCGGCAACGACTATTTCACCTCAATCGACAACGGCAAATCCCTAGATGAAGTCTACACTTACGTCCCGTCCGTGGTGGGGGCCATCACGGACGGCGTGAGGGAAATTATCAAAATGGGCGCGAAACAAATCCTAGTCCCTGGGCCCTACCCCTTCGGCTGCCTCCCGGCTCAGCTCACAGCCGGCGCCGGCTCAGCCGCCGAAGCATACGATTTCTGGGGATGTCTCGTAGATTACAACAACCTCGCTAACTCCCACTACAACCTCTTGAACGACGGCGTTTCTTCCCTCAACACCGAGTTCTCAGGGGA
It includes:
- the LOC116033286 gene encoding acetylajmalan esterase-like, whose product is MAFSSSSWIVGLVVFLVFFPSADHAAVVNSIFQFGDSLSDTGNLIASGLGMQFDAGSLPYGETFFHEATGRFSDGRLVIDFLAKNYGLPFLEAYLNTGANFTQGVNFAVAGATALDEDFFTGKGISFKTFKPPISTQLEWFNKYLDSTIRKTTDGCKKRIEESLFVFGEYGGNDYFTSIDNGKSLDEVYTYVPSVVGAITDGVREIIKMGAKQILVPGPYPFGCLPAQLTAGAGSAAEAYDFWGCLVDYNNLANSHYNLLNDGVSSLNTEFSGDGVKVVLADQRTAFLNILHDPQKYDVEPTTVLRACCGYGGNYNYDNNKLCGSDGVKVCPNPERALHWDGVHLTDKTYGLVASYLVQNALNKLG